In a genomic window of uncultured Sphaerochaeta sp.:
- a CDS encoding cyclic nucleotide-binding domain-containing protein, translating to MIDNEFLCKHSMFGGLTEDELLLIKTFLVEQEVPANTTLLKQGEPNNSVYFIVEGEVAIVRQSETSKKQSRIITTLHAGDSFGEMELIDIQRCAASVITTCATKIVTLSNRDLYKISLQNLKTYTMLILNLARDISRRLRSADEMLALAKNKTTMPSSSHPDGASSSGI from the coding sequence ATGATAGACAATGAATTTCTCTGCAAGCACAGCATGTTCGGAGGGCTGACCGAAGACGAGTTGCTCCTGATCAAGACCTTTCTTGTCGAGCAGGAAGTTCCTGCCAACACCACCTTGCTCAAACAGGGAGAACCCAACAACAGCGTCTACTTCATCGTTGAGGGTGAGGTTGCCATAGTGAGGCAGTCGGAGACCAGCAAGAAACAATCACGCATCATCACCACATTGCATGCAGGAGACTCCTTCGGGGAGATGGAACTGATCGACATCCAGCGGTGTGCAGCTTCCGTCATCACCACCTGTGCCACGAAAATCGTCACCCTCTCCAACCGCGACCTCTACAAGATATCGCTGCAGAACCTGAAGACCTACACGATGCTCATCCTCAATCTTGCACGGGACATCAGCAGACGATTGCGCAGTGCCGACGAGATGCTCGCTTTGGCGAAAAACAAGACTACGATGCCATCCTCGTCTCATCCAGACGGTGCATCTTCCTCAGGAATATGA
- a CDS encoding GGDEF domain-containing protein, with protein sequence MLLLLILLYFFLKQQGKLEMAGRMFLALWASNFALLALELSIDVMGIHIPRASFAPLLSFLTAIFYVLNAAPGVFYFLYIQHMMGKRVSKRFLLLVLLPASLHTMLALVSPWTGWLFAVDALSQYSRGPYFFLTVITNYSYLFFGPLYLLMHHEQLQRKTYSTLLIFPFPVAIAGFLQIMFYGLEVLWISLSLSLLILFFNVESNQVNRDYLTGLFNRRYFQRMATLAVAKKRAGKAQWAFLLDINGFKAINDTYGHAKGDEALIGIARLLEQVAPKHTVVSRYGGDEFALLTPGLSEHEVAQFFDDLEQKLAATNAAGQFCGSIRVSVGCACLPEREHTDLDVFLVQLDKSMYVAKRESKKATDHLHSVLFHMCTKDRS encoded by the coding sequence ATGTTGCTCCTGCTGATCCTGCTCTACTTCTTTCTCAAGCAGCAAGGAAAGCTGGAAATGGCAGGGCGGATGTTTCTTGCCCTTTGGGCAAGTAATTTTGCCTTGTTGGCCTTGGAGCTTAGCATCGATGTGATGGGTATCCATATCCCAAGGGCCTCTTTTGCTCCGCTTCTCTCTTTCCTCACTGCAATCTTCTATGTACTGAATGCCGCCCCAGGGGTTTTCTACTTTCTCTATATTCAGCATATGATGGGAAAGAGAGTCTCCAAGCGGTTTCTGCTTTTGGTTTTGTTACCTGCCTCACTTCATACGATGCTCGCGTTGGTCAGTCCCTGGACTGGGTGGTTGTTTGCAGTCGATGCATTGTCGCAGTACAGCAGGGGTCCGTACTTTTTCCTGACGGTTATCACCAACTATTCGTATCTGTTTTTCGGGCCACTCTATCTGTTGATGCACCATGAACAGCTGCAACGGAAAACCTACAGCACGCTGTTGATTTTTCCTTTTCCTGTAGCCATTGCTGGGTTCCTGCAGATCATGTTCTATGGATTGGAAGTGCTGTGGATCAGTCTCTCCCTCTCCCTTCTGATCCTCTTCTTCAACGTGGAATCGAATCAGGTCAACCGTGATTATCTGACCGGTCTGTTCAACCGTCGGTATTTTCAGAGAATGGCAACACTTGCCGTTGCGAAAAAGAGGGCAGGGAAGGCCCAATGGGCATTCCTGCTGGATATCAATGGGTTCAAGGCCATCAATGACACCTATGGTCATGCAAAAGGTGACGAGGCATTGATCGGCATTGCCCGACTTTTGGAACAGGTTGCTCCGAAGCACACCGTGGTCAGTCGCTACGGGGGAGACGAGTTTGCCCTGCTTACCCCCGGGCTTTCCGAACATGAGGTCGCCCAGTTTTTCGATGACCTTGAGCAGAAGCTCGCTGCCACCAATGCAGCAGGACAGTTCTGTGGCAGTATACGTGTCAGTGTAGGGTGCGCGTGCTTGCCTGAACGGGAGCACACAGACCTTGATGTTTTCCTGGTACAGCTGGACAAGAGTATGTATGTGGCGAAGCGTGAGAGCAAAAAAGCAACAGATCACCTACATTCCGTTCTTTTTCACATGTGCACAAAGGATAGGTCATAG
- a CDS encoding TolC family protein: MYKKMFIFGLLLATLFSPLFAKQSLSLEQALQLAKANNLGLASNAIDVAAAKRDVDTSWNLFVPSVSLTLSNAGRGPGFNAATTSFTNPLTGVTSDIPMGSTNQGLGLSLGVSLTLNPAVKDQLDSYNLGYQIQQVTFAQAQAEVERNVTKLYYYLLMEAENIKVQEMNLELALKQYEQVQTKFESGFASEMEMLSSQLSYEQLKTPIQQAKNQYQSNLLSLKALLGLDLAEELEVSGDIPAMVKELEVSELREYLQKSYSLTLIDLNMAQLKSSLESNKKQALMPSLSLSTSYDVSAWNESYSNTFSDSVTYSVGVRIPLDGFIPNSRTQVGLAKLQDSLDKLSLQRRQALQQLELGVVSKVQNLNMLASQAELAKQSLELTEKLYVMHMIQYESGYVTFLQLQEAQNNLVSAKQNILGLEYQYVSGLIDLLYDLNIQHTFQAKESN; this comes from the coding sequence ATGTACAAAAAGATGTTCATATTCGGATTGCTGCTTGCAACCCTCTTTTCTCCCCTCTTTGCAAAGCAAAGCCTTTCCTTGGAGCAAGCGCTTCAGCTTGCCAAGGCAAACAACCTCGGACTTGCCTCCAATGCAATTGACGTAGCTGCTGCAAAACGGGATGTCGATACTTCGTGGAATCTGTTTGTGCCTTCGGTCTCCCTGACGCTTTCGAATGCGGGGAGAGGGCCTGGATTCAATGCAGCAACTACATCGTTCACAAACCCTCTTACCGGTGTTACCTCAGATATCCCCATGGGTTCAACAAATCAGGGCCTCGGACTCAGCCTTGGTGTCTCCCTCACCCTCAATCCAGCAGTGAAAGACCAGTTGGACTCCTACAACCTCGGCTACCAGATCCAGCAAGTGACGTTCGCCCAAGCCCAGGCTGAGGTAGAACGCAATGTCACCAAGCTGTATTACTACCTTCTGATGGAAGCAGAGAACATCAAGGTGCAGGAGATGAACCTTGAGCTTGCCCTGAAGCAGTACGAGCAGGTGCAGACCAAGTTTGAGAGCGGGTTTGCTTCGGAGATGGAGATGCTCTCCAGCCAGTTGAGCTACGAGCAGCTCAAGACCCCCATCCAGCAAGCCAAGAATCAGTACCAGTCAAATCTCCTGAGCCTGAAAGCCTTGCTCGGCTTGGACTTGGCTGAAGAGTTGGAAGTTTCCGGCGATATCCCTGCAATGGTCAAGGAGCTGGAAGTCTCCGAGCTGCGTGAGTACCTGCAGAAAAGCTACTCGCTGACGCTCATCGACCTGAACATGGCCCAGCTGAAAAGCAGCTTGGAGTCGAACAAGAAGCAGGCTCTGATGCCTTCGCTCTCCCTCTCCACCTCCTACGACGTCTCCGCCTGGAATGAGAGTTACTCCAATACGTTCAGCGACTCTGTCACCTACTCGGTTGGAGTGCGCATCCCCCTCGATGGCTTCATCCCCAACTCACGCACGCAAGTGGGCTTGGCGAAGCTGCAGGACTCACTGGACAAGCTCTCCTTGCAGCGCAGGCAGGCACTGCAGCAGCTGGAGCTGGGAGTGGTTTCGAAGGTACAGAACCTGAACATGCTGGCAAGCCAGGCAGAGCTTGCCAAGCAGAGTCTCGAACTTACCGAGAAGCTGTACGTCATGCATATGATCCAATATGAGAGCGGCTATGTTACCTTCCTGCAGCTGCAGGAAGCACAGAACAACCTGGTATCGGCCAAGCAGAACATACTGGGTCTTGAATACCAATATGTCAGCGGTCTGATCGATCTGCTGTACGACCTGAACATCCAACACACGTTCCAAGCGAAGGAGTCGAACTGA
- a CDS encoding efflux RND transporter periplasmic adaptor subunit has product MAKQRSKKRIAGLVVLILLIILATALVVINPFQYLKSLAPEAVAETSTEQVAVPVRVLQTATSTLQNTIRTNGSVIDPSSLDVYPEVAGTLSSLTVSVGQRVEKDQVIATIDPSRPGVVYKEVAVKAPAGGTILALPFVVGAGVSMQAPLARIGMLENLEVVTDIAERHIGSVGIGTKAELTFKAYPGQRFSAEVSRLSPVLNPGSRTLEIGLTFEDAEGKIKSGMFPTITLFTEHLDSVIAIPRSALLYSGSQAYLYIADNSNVAHRVNVEVGLQVDDMIEIKSGLNEGDLLVVEGQSLLTEGTLVRVLQ; this is encoded by the coding sequence ATGGCAAAGCAAAGATCCAAAAAGCGCATAGCAGGACTTGTGGTCCTGATTCTTCTCATTATTCTGGCCACCGCATTGGTGGTCATCAACCCGTTCCAGTACCTCAAGAGCCTTGCCCCCGAAGCGGTGGCAGAGACTTCGACGGAACAGGTAGCTGTACCTGTCAGGGTCTTGCAGACCGCAACCTCCACCTTGCAGAACACCATCCGTACCAACGGAAGTGTCATCGATCCCAGTTCGCTCGACGTATATCCTGAGGTAGCGGGGACCTTGAGCAGCCTGACAGTCAGTGTAGGACAGCGGGTTGAGAAGGATCAGGTGATTGCAACCATAGACCCTTCCCGTCCTGGGGTGGTCTACAAGGAAGTTGCAGTGAAAGCACCTGCCGGCGGTACTATCCTTGCCCTTCCCTTTGTGGTGGGGGCGGGGGTGAGCATGCAGGCGCCCTTGGCACGCATCGGTATGCTTGAAAACCTTGAAGTGGTTACCGACATTGCTGAACGGCACATCGGATCGGTGGGAATCGGCACAAAGGCCGAGCTTACCTTCAAGGCCTATCCTGGGCAGCGTTTCAGTGCAGAGGTCTCCCGGCTCAGTCCTGTGCTCAACCCCGGCTCCAGAACCCTGGAAATCGGGCTTACGTTTGAGGATGCGGAAGGAAAGATCAAGAGTGGCATGTTCCCCACCATCACGCTTTTCACGGAGCACCTTGACTCGGTCATTGCCATACCCCGGTCGGCACTGCTGTACAGCGGAAGCCAGGCCTATCTCTACATTGCTGACAACTCGAATGTTGCACATCGTGTCAATGTCGAAGTAGGGTTGCAGGTGGATGATATGATTGAGATCAAGTCAGGTCTCAATGAAGGGGACCTTTTGGTCGTCGAAGGCCAGAGCCTCCTTACCGAAGGTACGCTGGTGCGTGTTCTTCAGTAA
- a CDS encoding efflux RND transporter permease subunit, whose translation MSITNTVVRRPTTIIVIYLLLVALALVVYPNLAVELFPEMDLPMVIVYSTYQGASPETMESRVTKLIESGVSNVGGVKTISSTSSEGVSMVMLEFAYGTDLDKASQSINDNLNLFGDMFPEDASKPSIFKLNTNMMPVMNIALRGSDGQDANELREVVKDLVQNRLERVGGVSSTSINGGQDAFIQVAIDQNRLDAYGLTLSQVAYALNPQNLQVGAGSLIEGDLSYLLRTDAQFTSLEQIEETMVTSFPKYDAKGTLIGSNVVRLSDIATVSYAYRDATSKVYINGEPGVYISVSKESDANSVQVAKRINDLIVELNNELPKGMSLEVIVDTTSMIESTINTVYQSLLYGVILVMVVLFIFLRSLKSTFIIGISIPISMLLTVLVMYFMGYSLNLMTLTGLILGLGMTVDSSIVVLENIFRYRERGAKLHAAAILGTKEMIVSITASTLTTVCVFVPMVMLRSNLEMLGEMITPMAGTIIISLLASLIVSVTLIPVLTSSYVRVYTRKQKPLKVRLLRFIDEKAEAAFEALDRGYKRVLGLLLSYKWLTVLLVVLILVLTFQAFGAMHRSLYPTMSENSVSLTVTLPQGTTLETTESLLRDLEEKAKVDIKGYKDIIVTIGGGGMFGGGGTSSGSLQVSLLEDEEGVDTMQQVQEKLRRYFDLYPAASFSFSQMSMGLGNLNPVDVTVKSDDLNLAVATAEQIRDLIEENLPNIKEIRTDFSKGLPELHIKIDRERAYAYGLTMQTIATEISNSVNGMTATQLKQNGNDTDVVVMLQKSDRSSELDLKRIFVRNAMGEKISLDNLATLERSTGPVSISRENEMRTVHVIGGLAEGYASSQAETDIKALLAEKLPLSDEVFLEYGGDFADMSQMFNQVIMIFILAVILVFGVMASLFESFRNPFIVLLSMPLMMVGVVGLYLITGETFSLISAIGIVILAGIVVNNGIVLIEYINLLRKRGLPIRQACIEAGGNRLKPILMTSLTTIFGMIPLAFFGGQGAEQIQPIGQTIIGGMAISTLMTIFFTPVLYALFNRDKKKKDVESIETYAEEL comes from the coding sequence ATGAGTATTACCAATACTGTAGTTCGCAGGCCAACCACCATCATTGTCATCTACCTCCTGTTGGTGGCTCTTGCTTTGGTGGTCTATCCAAACTTGGCTGTGGAACTGTTTCCTGAAATGGACCTTCCCATGGTCATTGTCTATTCCACCTACCAAGGTGCGAGTCCTGAGACCATGGAGAGTAGGGTCACCAAGCTCATAGAGAGCGGGGTATCGAATGTCGGAGGGGTAAAGACCATCAGTTCCACCTCTTCCGAAGGGGTCTCGATGGTCATGCTGGAGTTTGCCTACGGCACTGACCTGGACAAGGCCAGCCAGTCAATCAACGACAACCTCAATCTCTTCGGGGACATGTTTCCCGAGGATGCCAGCAAACCCTCGATCTTCAAACTGAACACCAACATGATGCCGGTCATGAACATCGCATTGCGCGGTTCTGACGGGCAGGATGCGAATGAGCTCAGGGAGGTGGTCAAGGACTTGGTGCAGAACCGACTGGAGCGGGTAGGCGGTGTCTCCTCCACCTCCATCAACGGTGGCCAGGATGCATTCATCCAGGTAGCCATCGACCAGAATCGGCTGGACGCCTACGGCCTGACGCTTTCACAGGTGGCGTATGCCCTCAACCCGCAGAATCTGCAGGTAGGGGCGGGCTCGCTCATTGAAGGCGACCTGTCCTATCTCTTGCGCACCGATGCCCAGTTCACTTCCCTTGAGCAGATAGAAGAGACCATGGTCACCTCCTTCCCCAAGTATGATGCAAAGGGGACGCTGATCGGCTCGAATGTGGTGCGTCTTTCTGACATCGCCACCGTTTCGTATGCATACCGTGATGCAACCAGCAAGGTGTATATCAACGGAGAACCGGGGGTGTACATCTCCGTTTCCAAGGAGTCGGACGCAAACAGTGTCCAGGTTGCCAAGCGCATCAACGACCTCATCGTGGAACTGAACAACGAGTTGCCGAAGGGCATGAGCCTGGAGGTCATCGTCGACACCACCTCGATGATTGAGTCGACGATCAATACCGTCTACCAGAGCTTGCTCTATGGTGTCATCCTGGTCATGGTGGTGCTCTTCATCTTCCTTCGGAGCCTGAAGTCCACATTCATCATAGGCATCTCCATCCCCATTTCCATGTTGCTCACGGTTCTGGTGATGTACTTCATGGGCTATTCCCTGAACCTTATGACCCTTACAGGCCTCATTCTGGGCCTGGGCATGACCGTCGACAGCTCCATCGTAGTCTTGGAGAACATCTTCCGCTATCGTGAACGTGGGGCAAAGCTGCATGCAGCAGCCATCCTCGGTACGAAGGAGATGATTGTTTCCATCACCGCATCCACGCTGACCACTGTCTGCGTGTTCGTGCCGATGGTGATGCTGCGCAGCAATCTTGAGATGCTCGGTGAGATGATAACCCCGATGGCCGGCACCATCATCATCAGCTTGTTGGCCTCCCTCATTGTCTCGGTCACCCTCATTCCTGTTCTTACCAGCAGCTATGTGCGTGTCTATACCCGTAAGCAGAAGCCGCTGAAGGTCCGCCTGCTTCGGTTCATCGATGAGAAGGCTGAAGCCGCATTCGAGGCTCTTGACCGTGGCTACAAGCGGGTGCTTGGCTTGTTGCTTTCCTACAAGTGGCTCACCGTCCTGTTGGTCGTCCTGATTCTGGTGCTGACCTTCCAGGCTTTCGGAGCCATGCATCGTTCGCTCTATCCGACCATGAGTGAGAATTCAGTCTCCCTGACGGTCACCCTTCCGCAGGGAACTACCCTGGAAACCACCGAAAGCTTGCTCAGGGATTTGGAAGAAAAGGCGAAGGTGGATATCAAGGGATACAAGGACATCATCGTCACCATTGGCGGAGGCGGCATGTTCGGCGGAGGTGGAACCAGCAGCGGTTCGCTGCAAGTCTCCCTGCTCGAAGACGAGGAGGGGGTGGATACCATGCAGCAGGTCCAGGAGAAGCTGAGACGCTACTTCGATCTCTATCCAGCAGCATCCTTCTCCTTCTCGCAGATGTCCATGGGGTTGGGCAATCTCAACCCGGTTGATGTGACGGTCAAGAGTGATGACCTCAATCTTGCTGTCGCGACTGCAGAACAGATAAGGGATCTCATTGAGGAGAACCTGCCAAACATCAAGGAGATCCGAACTGATTTCAGCAAAGGGCTTCCCGAGCTGCACATCAAGATCGACCGTGAACGGGCGTATGCGTATGGACTTACCATGCAAACCATTGCCACCGAGATCAGCAACAGCGTGAACGGTATGACCGCCACCCAGCTGAAGCAGAACGGAAATGACACCGATGTGGTGGTGATGCTGCAGAAGTCCGACCGTTCCAGCGAGCTGGATCTGAAGCGTATCTTTGTGCGTAATGCTATGGGTGAGAAGATCAGCCTGGACAACCTTGCCACCTTGGAACGCTCCACAGGACCTGTGTCCATCAGTCGTGAGAATGAGATGCGGACCGTGCATGTAATCGGAGGATTGGCAGAAGGGTATGCATCCAGTCAGGCTGAGACTGACATCAAGGCGTTGCTTGCTGAGAAGCTTCCCCTGTCCGATGAGGTGTTTCTTGAGTATGGCGGTGACTTTGCCGATATGAGCCAGATGTTCAATCAGGTGATCATGATCTTCATCCTGGCTGTCATCCTGGTCTTTGGTGTCATGGCCTCGTTGTTCGAGTCCTTCCGAAACCCCTTCATCGTTCTCCTGTCCATGCCGCTTATGATGGTAGGTGTAGTAGGACTGTACCTTATCACCGGGGAGACCTTCAGCCTGATCAGCGCCATCGGTATCGTCATTCTTGCCGGTATTGTCGTTAACAACGGCATCGTGCTCATCGAGTACATCAATTTGCTGCGCAAGCGTGGGCTTCCCATCAGGCAAGCCTGCATTGAAGCGGGCGGGAACAGGCTCAAGCCGATTCTCATGACCAGCCTGACCACCATCTTCGGTATGATTCCCCTTGCTTTCTTCGGAGGACAGGGTGCGGAGCAGATCCAGCCGATCGGGCAGACCATCATCGGTGGTATGGCGATCAGCACGTTGATGACCATCTTCTTCACTCCGGTACTCTATGCCCTGTTCAACAGGGACAAGAAGAAGAAGGATGTAGAGAGCATCGAAACCTATGCAGAGGAGCTGTGA
- a CDS encoding PG0541 family transporter-associated protein, translating into MRRVEIIAAQAILDDVLEALDHYEIPMQYTIIPTAHGRGRTIPKLGDDVWPEENFILIIYCEHGLLTRIEAALELVKKKYDHEGIGYFVM; encoded by the coding sequence ATGAGAAGAGTGGAAATCATTGCCGCCCAGGCAATCCTTGACGATGTACTGGAAGCGTTGGATCACTATGAGATCCCGATGCAATATACCATTATCCCAACTGCTCATGGCAGAGGCAGAACGATTCCCAAACTGGGAGACGATGTATGGCCGGAGGAGAATTTCATTCTCATCATCTACTGTGAGCATGGGTTGCTCACCCGCATTGAGGCAGCCCTTGAGTTGGTGAAGAAGAAGTACGACCACGAGGGAATAGGGTACTTCGTGATGTAA
- a CDS encoding GNAT family N-acetyltransferase encodes MEIARLSQVSHLDIHAAFLRAFSDYQIPVKETLEEMAVENMQRGIDYDASFGAFADNGELVGFLFCGVRNDEGTLRYYDGGTAIIPEWRGRGIGGLILDTVLPDAKSRGAYEFVLEVIQDNLKARKLYESRGFSISRNLRCYKKMLKDIPLMGSSTYTTKTPEIDEYKEVSKSLSLPYIPSWQNTNSSVLSIFEHLITRVLIHGGKPVGYFVLNPQTGHILQMSALEGSPSLYSELLSLVRTCTMADSVKFINLDDSSTFISFLEEDGWERYLDQYEMIKCFKPTP; translated from the coding sequence ATGGAAATTGCCAGACTCTCTCAAGTTTCTCATCTTGATATACACGCCGCTTTTCTGCGTGCCTTCAGCGATTATCAAATACCGGTGAAGGAAACGTTGGAAGAGATGGCAGTGGAGAACATGCAAAGGGGCATTGACTATGACGCCTCATTCGGAGCCTTTGCGGACAATGGTGAACTTGTTGGGTTTCTCTTCTGCGGAGTCAGAAACGATGAAGGGACTTTGAGATATTATGATGGTGGAACTGCAATAATTCCTGAATGGCGTGGACGTGGCATTGGGGGGCTTATTCTGGATACGGTGTTACCCGATGCAAAATCACGAGGTGCTTACGAATTTGTCCTTGAGGTCATTCAAGATAATCTAAAAGCACGAAAGCTTTATGAATCACGGGGTTTTTCCATTTCCCGGAATCTTCGATGCTATAAGAAAATGTTGAAAGACATTCCTTTGATGGGATCCTCCACCTATACAACCAAAACTCCTGAAATTGATGAGTATAAAGAGGTTTCCAAATCTCTTTCTTTGCCGTACATCCCTTCGTGGCAGAACACCAATTCGTCCGTACTCAGTATCTTTGAACATCTCATCACGCGTGTGCTGATCCACGGTGGGAAACCGGTCGGCTACTTTGTGCTGAATCCCCAAACGGGACATATCTTGCAAATGTCAGCATTAGAGGGATCGCCTTCTCTCTACAGTGAACTTTTGTCGCTTGTAAGAACCTGTACAATGGCCGATAGCGTAAAATTTATCAACCTTGACGATTCCTCAACATTCATTAGTTTTTTGGAAGAAGACGGATGGGAGCGTTACCTCGACCAATATGAGATGATCAAATGTTTCAAGCCTACTCCTTGA
- a CDS encoding EAL domain-containing protein, giving the protein MIQAAMSNPSMLSILTEMLHKMGKCVIAEGVETEEQLALIKSVGIERVQGYYFSKPLKEDVVRDLIHQKREIS; this is encoded by the coding sequence GTGATTCAAGCGGCAATGTCGAATCCCTCCATGCTCTCCATATTGACGGAGATGCTTCACAAGATGGGCAAGTGTGTGATAGCCGAAGGTGTTGAAACAGAGGAGCAACTTGCTCTGATTAAGAGTGTCGGTATTGAAAGGGTACAAGGCTACTACTTCTCGAAGCCGCTGAAAGAGGATGTCGTTCGTGATTTGATACATCAGAAAAGAGAAATTTCATAG
- a CDS encoding glycoside hydrolase family 43 protein, translated as MQLTDIQMRDPFVLADPESQTYYLYGTTDKDPWKAKGVGFDAYQSKDLLAWEGPIEVFSPDKAFWGTHNFWAPEVHRYRGHYYLFASFKAENRCRGTQILSSASPLGPFVPVSTKPATPESWECLDGTLHIDQKGKPWIVFCHEWVQVNDGQICATPLCDDLSEPIAEPVVLFHASDAAWTKSLARRDGSGLVDARVTDGPFLHTAQDGTLLMLWSSVGQEGYVMGYATSTSGSILGPWVQSEEPLIVCDGGHGMIFTSFEGLRYLTYHSPNKTPNERPFFARLEERDGSLACL; from the coding sequence ATGCAACTAACCGATATCCAGATGCGAGACCCGTTTGTCTTGGCAGATCCAGAGAGCCAAACCTACTACCTGTATGGAACAACTGACAAGGATCCTTGGAAAGCAAAAGGCGTAGGGTTCGATGCATACCAGAGCAAGGACCTTCTTGCTTGGGAAGGACCTATTGAGGTGTTCTCTCCTGACAAGGCGTTCTGGGGTACCCACAATTTCTGGGCACCGGAAGTACACCGGTATAGGGGCCACTACTACCTGTTTGCCTCGTTCAAGGCGGAGAACCGCTGCAGGGGGACCCAGATCCTCAGCTCAGCGTCCCCCTTGGGTCCCTTCGTCCCGGTCAGTACCAAGCCTGCCACCCCGGAGAGCTGGGAGTGCCTGGATGGTACGTTGCATATTGATCAGAAAGGCAAGCCATGGATCGTCTTTTGCCATGAGTGGGTGCAGGTCAACGACGGACAGATTTGTGCCACACCGCTGTGTGATGACTTATCTGAACCAATCGCCGAACCGGTTGTATTGTTTCATGCAAGCGACGCTGCCTGGACGAAGAGCCTGGCCCGTCGTGATGGCTCCGGCTTGGTGGATGCACGCGTTACCGATGGACCGTTTCTACACACTGCACAGGATGGAACGCTCTTGATGCTCTGGTCGAGTGTTGGTCAGGAAGGGTATGTCATGGGCTATGCCACAAGCACCAGCGGATCGATCCTGGGACCGTGGGTACAATCAGAAGAACCGCTCATCGTCTGCGACGGAGGACATGGCATGATCTTCACCTCCTTCGAAGGACTGCGGTATCTGACGTACCACAGTCCGAACAAGACGCCGAATGAACGACCATTCTTCGCCCGGCTGGAAGAGCGTGACGGGAGCTTGGCATGCCTTTGA